DNA sequence from the Candidatus Poribacteria bacterium genome:
GTTCGCTTTTTGAGAATGCGAAACAGCTGAAATGGGTCCAAGTGCTTTCGGCTGGCGTTGACGGCTTGCTATTTCCGGAGTTTGTGGAAAGCGATGTTCTCCTCACGAGTGCGAAAGGGTTTGTCGGTCCACATCTGGCAGATCAGACGTGGGCGTTACTTCTCGGTCTTCTGAGAGGCATCGGACGTTCGGTTCGCGAGCGGACGTGGGAGAATCGGATGTCAATCCGTCTGGCAACATGGGAACTCAGCGAGGCGACGTTAGGGATTGTCGGACTCGGTGGCACGGGGATTGACGTTGCGCGTCGGGCGCAAGGGTTCGATATGCGCGTCATCGCTGTGGATCCAGAGGCGGTTGAAGCCCCTTCGTTTGTGCATGAGGTCTGGAAGATGGATCGGTTCCATGATCTCCTTGCGGCATCAGATGTCGTCGCTATCTGTGCACCACTGACCCCGGAGACGCACGGTATGTTTGATGATGCGGCGTTTGAACAGATGAAATCGCATGCGCTGCTTATCAACGTCACGCGTGGTAAGATTGTAGACGGACCGGCACTCCTTCGGGCACTCACTTCAGAGAGTATCGGGGGTGCGGGGTTGGACGTCACGCCTGAAGAGCCGCTGCCTGCCGACAGCCCGTTATGGGATCTGCCGAACGTGATTATCACGCCACACGTCGCCGGGGGTTCACCGATCCGCTTGGACCGGAGTGTTGGACTATTCTGTGATAATCTGGAACGACTTCTCGTTGGGAAACCGCTCCTGAGTGTGATTGATAAGGAGAAGGGGTATTAGAGACGCAAAAGTTGGGATAGGCGAGGTTGGGAAACCTCGCCTACCTATCGAATTTATCGGATCCTCAGAAGCAATAAATTAAAAATCAGTCGGAAATTTTGACGAGTTGTTTCCCGATATTGCCGCCTTTTAGCATACTAATGAACGCTGCGGGCGCGCTTTCGATCCCACCTTCCTCAATCGTTTCATGGTATTTCAATTTGCCCTGTTGGACCCACGCCGACATCTCAACGAGTGCTTCCGCATGCTGATCGGCGAACTCAGAGACGAGGAAACCTTCGATTCTCGCGCGCTTGGTGATCATGTGCCAGAGAAAACGGGGACCTGTCTCCGGCTTCTCCAAATTATACTGTGAAATCTGTCCACAGATCACCACACGACCTTTGATTCTTAAATTGAGGAAAACGGCATCCGTGATAACGCCACCGACGTTGTCAAAATAGACATCAATGCCATCCGGGAAAAGTCTCTGGAGCTCCTCATGATAGTCGGTAACCTCTTTATAATTAAAAGCATCATCAAAGCCGAGTTCATCAACAATGTAAGCGACTTTTTCATCGGTTCCGGCGGACCCGACAACCCGACAACCCTTGATTTTCGCGATCTGTCCGACGACGGAGCCGACGGCACCAGCGGCACCAGAGACAAAGACTGTCTCCCGTTCTTGAAGTTTCCCAACTTCAAGTAAGCCGAAGTAGGCTGTTAGACCGGGCATACCGAGAATCCCGCCGCCTGTTGAGATGGGTGCGATTGTTGGATCAATCTTCCGCAGTCCATCACCACCAACGACACCGTATTCCTGCCACCCGATACCCGCGTTGACGATATCACCCACCTCGAAATTCGGGTGCTCCGTCTCAATAACCTCAGCGATTACACTTCCCACCATGACCTCATCAATTTCCACATTGGCGGCATAAGATTTCGCTGCATTAATCCGTCCCCGCATATACGGATCAACTGAGAGGTAGAGCGTCTTTACCAATACCTCGCCATCTCCAGGCGTTGGCATCGGCACTTCAACTAAGTTAAAGTCCGATTCCTTTGGGTATCCTACAGGTCGAGAAGCGAGGGTAATTTGACGATTCATTTAAGATTTCTCCTTTATTCGTTTTCAGGGGTTAACTGTCAGTCAGACCGCGCGCTGGAAGGCATCTACAGTGATGCGTCGGGATCGGAGTTCCTATGATTAAATTGGACGGGATCTTCACCGTGAACGACGATGAGCTCGTGCTGTGGCGCGTCCCAATCGAAAACTTTGACAATCGGCAGGATGACCCGCACTGCTAAACCGATACGTCGTTTATCAGAACGATTTGCCTCCGAGTGATGCAAGGTGCGCTCATTAAAGAGGACAAATTCGCCGGGTTGCATCTCAAGGTTGACAATAGTGCTGGTATCAACGAATCCAAGGTCACCCATCTGATTGAACGCCATATCTGAGGTTGCTTTTACGTGCGGGACTACTTTTCGGTGTGAGC
Encoded proteins:
- a CDS encoding NADP-dependent oxidoreductase produces the protein MNRQITLASRPVGYPKESDFNLVEVPMPTPGDGEVLVKTLYLSVDPYMRGRINAAKSYAANVEIDEVMVGSVIAEVIETEHPNFEVGDIVNAGIGWQEYGVVGGDGLRKIDPTIAPISTGGGILGMPGLTAYFGLLEVGKLQERETVFVSGAAGAVGSVVGQIAKIKGCRVVGSAGTDEKVAYIVDELGFDDAFNYKEVTDYHEELQRLFPDGIDVYFDNVGGVITDAVFLNLRIKGRVVICGQISQYNLEKPETGPRFLWHMITKRARIEGFLVSEFADQHAEALVEMSAWVQQGKLKYHETIEEGGIESAPAAFISMLKGGNIGKQLVKISD
- a CDS encoding D-2-hydroxyacid dehydrogenase encodes the protein MKILINTDITSEQQQQIASVSDDLSLVCPENSEEALREIVDTDIVLGGFNRSLFENAKQLKWVQVLSAGVDGLLFPEFVESDVLLTSAKGFVGPHLADQTWALLLGLLRGIGRSVRERTWENRMSIRLATWELSEATLGIVGLGGTGIDVARRAQGFDMRVIAVDPEAVEAPSFVHEVWKMDRFHDLLAASDVVAICAPLTPETHGMFDDAAFEQMKSHALLINVTRGKIVDGPALLRALTSESIGGAGLDVTPEEPLPADSPLWDLPNVIITPHVAGGSPIRLDRSVGLFCDNLERLLVGKPLLSVIDKEKGY